Proteins co-encoded in one Bacillus infantis NRRL B-14911 genomic window:
- the yabN gene encoding bifunctional methyltransferase/pyrophosphohydrolase YabN, translating to MNKITIYGLGAGDLEQLPFGVYKALQAEGAVYLRTEDHPVIRELQDEGMAFQSFDRIYEKHSRFEEVYEEICDILLAKAADRDVVYAVPGHPLVAEKTVQILLEKGPVLGIDIVIGGGQSFLDALFQALKIDPIEGFQLLDATDLKKDEVMLKHHMIIGQVYDTYVASNVKLTLMEMLPYDYEIYIATAAGSSRESIRKVPLFELDREAEINNLTSVYVPPVKDETLLYREFSKFREIIAALRGPDGCPWDLKQTHQSLRKYLIEEAYELIEAIDNEDIDHMIEELGDVLLQVVLHAQIGEDDGYFSIDDVIQGVSEKMIRRHPHVFGDASADTEEQVLKNWQEIKAEEKGAVPESLLSGIVKSMPQLLQAADIQKKAAGAGFDWQEIGPAWEKVKEELSEFEEEMNRDPRSEEAAKEFGDILFALVNIARFCKIDPEQAVFTTNQKFIRRFKYIEDKVRESGRDFSGYSLEELDRFWDEAKQQGL from the coding sequence ATGAATAAGATTACGATTTACGGCCTTGGGGCGGGAGACCTTGAACAGCTGCCCTTTGGCGTCTATAAAGCTCTTCAGGCTGAGGGGGCGGTATATTTAAGGACAGAGGACCACCCGGTGATCCGGGAGCTTCAAGATGAAGGGATGGCTTTTCAATCATTTGATCGTATATACGAAAAGCACAGCCGCTTTGAAGAGGTATATGAGGAAATTTGCGATATTCTCCTGGCGAAAGCAGCAGATAGGGATGTTGTCTATGCTGTACCGGGCCATCCGCTGGTTGCGGAGAAAACGGTTCAGATTCTGCTTGAGAAAGGCCCTGTGCTGGGAATTGATATCGTGATTGGGGGAGGCCAGAGCTTTCTGGACGCCCTGTTTCAGGCACTGAAAATAGATCCGATCGAAGGCTTTCAGCTGCTGGATGCCACTGATCTGAAGAAAGATGAAGTGATGCTTAAGCATCATATGATCATCGGGCAGGTGTATGATACCTACGTGGCGAGCAATGTGAAGCTGACCCTGATGGAAATGCTTCCGTACGATTATGAAATTTATATTGCCACGGCAGCAGGGAGCAGCAGGGAAAGCATCAGGAAGGTGCCTTTGTTTGAGCTTGACCGGGAAGCGGAAATCAATAACCTGACCTCAGTCTATGTGCCGCCGGTAAAGGATGAAACCCTCCTTTACAGGGAATTCAGCAAGTTCCGGGAAATCATCGCCGCATTGAGGGGGCCGGACGGCTGTCCGTGGGATCTCAAGCAGACGCACCAATCGCTCAGGAAATACTTGATCGAGGAAGCTTATGAGCTTATCGAAGCGATTGATAATGAAGATATCGACCATATGATCGAGGAGCTGGGAGATGTCCTCCTGCAGGTAGTTCTGCACGCGCAGATCGGGGAAGATGACGGCTATTTCTCTATAGATGATGTCATTCAGGGTGTCAGCGAAAAAATGATCCGCAGGCATCCCCATGTTTTTGGCGACGCCTCGGCGGATACAGAAGAGCAGGTGCTGAAAAATTGGCAGGAAATCAAGGCTGAAGAAAAAGGAGCAGTTCCTGAGTCGCTCTTAAGCGGAATCGTCAAATCAATGCCGCAGCTGCTCCAGGCGGCGGATATCCAGAAGAAAGCAGCCGGCGCAGGCTTTGACTGGCAGGAAATCGGGCCGGCTTGGGAGAAGGTTAAAGAAGAGCTGTCTGAATTTGAAGAGGAAATGAACCGGGACCCGCGGTCAGAAGAGGCAGCAAAAGAGTTCGGCGATATCCTGTTTGCACTCGTGAATATTGCGAGATTCTGCAAAATCGATCCGGAGCAGGCGGTCTTCACGACCAATCAGAAGTTCATCAGACGTTTTAAGTATATTGAAGATAAAGTCAGGGAGAGCGGCCGGGACTTCAGCGGATACAGCCTGGAAGAGCTGGACCGGTTCTGGGATGAAGCGAAACAGCAAGGACTATAA
- a CDS encoding RNA-binding S4 domain-containing protein, whose product MRLDKFLKVSRLIKRRTLAKEVADQGRILINGQQGKASSTVKVGDELTVRLGQRIVTAKIERLQETSRKEEAAEMYTILKEERTGQQEN is encoded by the coding sequence ATGAGACTGGATAAATTTTTGAAGGTATCAAGACTGATTAAAAGAAGAACGCTCGCAAAGGAAGTGGCTGACCAGGGAAGGATCCTGATCAACGGACAGCAGGGGAAGGCCAGCTCAACCGTAAAGGTCGGCGATGAGCTGACGGTCAGGCTCGGGCAGCGGATTGTAACAGCGAAGATCGAGCGCCTCCAGGAAACAAGCCGCAAGGAAGAAGCCGCTGAAATGTACACCATCCTGAAGGAAGAGCGCACCGGCCAGCAGGAAAATTAA
- the yabP gene encoding sporulation protein YabP: MSQYYESNTGKSNAPDHDVIMRGRKLLDITGVKQVESFDNEEFLLETVMGFLAIRGQNLQMKNLDVEKGIVSIKGKVFDLVYMDEQQGEKAKGFFSKIFR; encoded by the coding sequence ATGAGTCAATACTATGAATCAAACACAGGCAAAAGCAATGCTCCTGATCATGATGTCATCATGAGGGGACGAAAGCTTCTGGATATTACCGGCGTCAAGCAGGTCGAAAGCTTTGATAATGAAGAATTCCTTTTGGAGACAGTCATGGGCTTCCTGGCCATCCGCGGCCAGAATCTCCAGATGAAGAATCTGGACGTGGAGAAAGGGATCGTATCCATTAAGGGGAAAGTATTTGACCTCGTATATATGGATGAACAGCAAGGGGAAAAAGCTAAAGGGTTCTTTAGCAAGATATTCCGATGA
- the yabQ gene encoding spore cortex biosynthesis protein YabQ, whose translation MTLSAQFLTMLAMIGMGSAFGASLDTYNRFLRRAKRKSWIVFINDFLFWSLQGLAVFYVLFVINQGELRFYIFIALFCGFAAYQSLLKQGFLRLLEILIGAIAAIFRFFVRMAHLLVYKPIQSIIMGIISLIVLLGKGILALMQLVLRIIWTLLKVILSPVKWIWSLFWFILPKKIKNSVEKLYNKLAGNLHTFKNNLNSLITRWKNK comes from the coding sequence ATGACCCTTTCTGCGCAGTTTCTTACCATGCTTGCCATGATTGGCATGGGAAGCGCGTTCGGCGCGTCGCTCGATACATATAACCGCTTCCTGCGCCGCGCCAAAAGAAAAAGCTGGATTGTCTTCATCAATGATTTTTTATTTTGGAGTCTGCAGGGACTTGCTGTCTTTTATGTATTGTTCGTAATCAACCAGGGCGAGCTGAGGTTCTACATCTTTATTGCCCTGTTCTGTGGATTTGCCGCCTACCAGAGCCTGCTTAAGCAGGGGTTCCTCCGGCTGCTTGAAATTTTGATAGGAGCGATTGCCGCGATATTCCGCTTTTTTGTCAGAATGGCACACCTTTTGGTTTATAAACCGATCCAATCGATCATCATGGGTATTATTTCACTTATTGTGCTGCTCGGAAAAGGCATACTGGCCCTTATGCAGCTGGTACTTAGGATCATATGGACCCTTTTAAAAGTGATTTTAAGCCCTGTCAAATGGATTTGGTCACTTTTTTGGTTTATTTTGCCGAAAAAGATTAAAAATAGCGTCGAGAAGTTATATAATAAATTGGCAGGAAATTTACACACATTCAAGAATAACTTAAACAGCTTAATAACCAGATGGAAAAATAAATAA
- a CDS encoding FtsB family cell division protein → MSAIRKRKVAKIETNYAKQQENAEISTARKRVLLIRRLTVFFVGAAAIAVLMISTLVTQSSALEEKALEKEKFEKKLASLKKNEVLLEEEIVKLNDDEYIAKLARKNYFLSEKDEIIFNLPEDKDGKKEKEKTSE, encoded by the coding sequence GTGAGTGCCATCAGGAAACGCAAAGTAGCAAAAATCGAGACAAACTATGCCAAACAGCAAGAGAATGCAGAGATCAGCACAGCCAGGAAGAGAGTCCTGCTTATCCGCAGGCTGACTGTCTTTTTCGTTGGCGCTGCAGCCATCGCCGTATTGATGATCTCTACACTCGTCACGCAATCCTCTGCTCTTGAAGAAAAGGCCCTCGAAAAAGAGAAATTTGAAAAGAAGCTCGCCTCCCTTAAAAAGAATGAGGTCCTCCTGGAAGAAGAAATCGTCAAACTGAATGATGATGAATATATAGCCAAGCTTGCGAGGAAGAACTATTTCCTTTCCGAAAAGGATGAAATCATCTTTAATCTGCCTGAGGACAAGGACGGAAAGAAGGAAAAGGAAAAAACATCCGAGTAG
- a CDS encoding S1 domain-containing RNA-binding protein → MSIEVGSKLQGKVTGITNFGAFVELPEGSTGLVHISEVADNYVKDINDHLKVGDQVEVKVINVEKDGKIGLSIKKAIDRPERPARPERTDRPERRDSRGGYSGSQRPRHGRSNDSRPPRENFESKMAKFLKDSEDRLASLKRNTESKRGGRGAKRG, encoded by the coding sequence ATGTCAATCGAAGTAGGCAGCAAGTTACAAGGAAAGGTAACCGGCATTACAAACTTCGGCGCGTTCGTAGAACTGCCGGAAGGTTCAACCGGTCTTGTCCACATTAGTGAGGTCGCAGATAACTATGTTAAGGATATTAATGATCACCTGAAGGTCGGTGACCAGGTAGAGGTTAAAGTCATTAATGTGGAGAAGGATGGAAAGATCGGCTTATCCATCAAGAAAGCAATAGACAGGCCAGAGAGACCTGCCAGACCAGAAAGAACTGACAGGCCTGAACGCCGCGATTCACGGGGCGGATATTCCGGATCCCAGCGTCCGCGCCACGGAAGATCCAATGACAGCCGTCCGCCAAGAGAGAACTTTGAGTCTAAAATGGCCAAGTTCCTGAAAGACAGTGAAGATCGATTGGCCTCGCTAAAACGCAATACTGAATCCAAACGCGGAGGAAGAGGCGCTAAACGAGGATAA
- the spoIIE gene encoding stage II sporulation protein E, with the protein MEKAEQTVMDPAGEVDFNGSKLELAKGLHKFQMKMEAFFIKKGYILLLIGFLLGRALILAKLTPFSLPFFAAVYLIKRDKAPLALIGLTAGAFTLSMMNAASVFGICFIFLFAFRVSKKWLKNEVRALPVYTFFVLAIGKIAEAYIVSGQLSLYDAMMAGVEASLGFILTLIFLQSLPLLSISKRRQSLKTEEIVCLIIMLASVMTGTIGWSVYDLSVEHILSRYLVLLFAFVAGATVGSTVGVVTGLIFSLANVSSFYHMSLLAFSGLLGGLLKEGRKLGVACGLLIATLLIGMYGEGTGTLLKTVLETGAATVLFFLTPQALTGKLARHIPGTPEYAAEQQQYMRKMRDVTAQRVAQFSTVFQALSKSFSSHDNPIDWDGEEREMDYFLSNVTEKTCQTCFKKDHCWARNFDTTYEYMKEIMHEMDAQQGTVSGRLTREWEKHCTRSKKVLETMHQELTFYQANLKLKKQVQESRRLVADQLLGVSEVMGDFAKEIQRERENHHKQEESILDALQGFDIQIEQVEIYSLEQGNVDIDMTIPYCRGHGECEKLIAPMLSDILGETILVNSEECSTFGSGSCYVTFRSAKAYAVETGVAHAAKDGGLISGDSYSTIELGGGKYAIAISDGMGNGERAHIESKETLQLLQKILQSGIEEKVAIKSVNSVLSLRTTDEIFSTLDLAMVDLQNAAAKFLKIGSTPSFIKRGGKVLKVQASNLPMGILQEFEVDVVSEQLKAGDLLIMMSDGVFEGPKHVENYDLWMKRKIHELKTEDPQEIADLIMEEVIRSRSGLIEDDMTVVVSKIKHNTPKWASIPVQKLRQKAN; encoded by the coding sequence ATGGAAAAGGCGGAACAGACGGTAATGGATCCTGCTGGGGAAGTTGATTTCAACGGATCGAAGCTCGAATTGGCAAAAGGCCTTCACAAGTTCCAGATGAAGATGGAGGCCTTTTTTATCAAAAAGGGCTATATCCTTCTATTGATCGGATTTCTCTTGGGAAGGGCGCTCATCCTGGCGAAATTGACGCCCTTCAGCCTGCCGTTCTTTGCAGCGGTCTATCTGATCAAGAGGGATAAGGCACCGCTGGCCCTGATTGGGCTTACTGCCGGTGCATTCACTTTATCTATGATGAATGCAGCATCAGTGTTTGGAATCTGCTTTATATTCCTCTTCGCCTTCCGGGTTTCTAAAAAGTGGCTGAAAAATGAAGTAAGGGCCCTGCCGGTCTATACATTTTTCGTATTGGCGATCGGGAAGATTGCAGAAGCTTATATTGTTTCAGGACAGCTGTCGCTTTATGATGCGATGATGGCCGGCGTGGAAGCAAGCCTCGGCTTTATCCTTACTCTGATTTTCCTGCAGAGCCTGCCATTGCTCAGCATATCAAAAAGAAGGCAGTCTTTGAAAACTGAGGAAATAGTCTGCCTGATCATCATGCTAGCCTCAGTCATGACCGGAACGATCGGCTGGTCGGTGTATGACCTGTCTGTTGAACATATATTATCCAGATATCTGGTTCTATTATTTGCATTTGTTGCAGGCGCAACGGTCGGGTCAACAGTCGGGGTGGTGACCGGATTGATTTTCAGCCTGGCGAATGTTTCTAGTTTCTATCATATGAGCCTTCTTGCTTTCTCCGGCCTCCTGGGCGGCCTGCTGAAGGAAGGGAGAAAGCTTGGCGTGGCGTGCGGACTGCTGATTGCCACCTTATTAATCGGGATGTATGGGGAAGGAACGGGTACCTTGCTGAAAACAGTTCTGGAGACTGGTGCAGCAACGGTCTTATTTTTCCTGACCCCGCAGGCGCTGACAGGGAAGCTTGCCAGGCATATACCGGGGACCCCAGAGTATGCGGCGGAGCAGCAGCAGTATATGCGGAAGATGCGGGACGTTACAGCCCAGCGCGTTGCCCAATTCTCGACTGTATTCCAGGCTTTGTCCAAAAGTTTCTCTTCCCATGATAATCCCATTGATTGGGATGGGGAGGAAAGGGAGATGGATTATTTCCTGAGCAATGTCACGGAGAAAACATGCCAGACCTGTTTCAAGAAAGACCATTGCTGGGCAAGGAACTTTGATACAACCTATGAATATATGAAGGAAATTATGCATGAAATGGATGCCCAGCAGGGGACCGTTTCCGGAAGGCTGACAAGGGAGTGGGAAAAACATTGCACCCGCTCTAAAAAGGTATTGGAAACGATGCATCAGGAGCTGACGTTTTATCAGGCAAATCTGAAGCTCAAAAAGCAGGTTCAGGAGAGCAGAAGGCTTGTGGCAGACCAGCTGCTGGGCGTGTCAGAGGTAATGGGCGATTTTGCGAAAGAAATCCAGCGGGAGAGGGAAAATCATCATAAGCAGGAAGAGTCCATCCTCGACGCACTCCAGGGGTTTGACATCCAGATCGAACAGGTGGAGATTTACAGCCTGGAGCAGGGGAATGTCGACATTGATATGACGATCCCCTACTGCAGGGGGCACGGCGAGTGTGAAAAACTGATAGCCCCGATGCTGTCAGATATATTGGGAGAAACCATTCTTGTCAATTCAGAGGAGTGTTCCACATTTGGAAGCGGCAGCTGCTACGTGACTTTCCGATCGGCTAAAGCCTATGCGGTTGAAACCGGGGTGGCCCATGCAGCAAAGGATGGCGGACTGATTTCCGGTGACAGCTATTCGACCATCGAGCTTGGAGGAGGTAAATATGCCATTGCCATCAGCGACGGGATGGGGAACGGCGAAAGGGCCCATATTGAGAGCAAGGAAACCCTCCAGCTGCTTCAAAAGATTCTTCAATCAGGGATAGAGGAGAAGGTTGCGATTAAGTCGGTCAACTCTGTACTGTCATTGAGGACGACGGACGAAATCTTTTCCACTCTTGATCTGGCCATGGTCGATCTGCAAAATGCAGCAGCCAAGTTCCTGAAGATTGGATCGACACCAAGCTTCATTAAGAGAGGCGGCAAGGTCCTCAAGGTTCAGGCAAGCAATCTGCCGATGGGGATATTGCAGGAATTCGAGGTGGATGTGGTCAGTGAGCAGCTGAAGGCAGGCGATCTCCTGATCATGATGAGCGATGGTGTTTTTGAAGGTCCCAAGCATGTGGAAAACTATGACCTGTGGATGAAGCGGAAGATCCATGAGCTGAAAACAGAGGATCCTCAGGAAATAGCCGACCTGATCATGGAGGAGGTCATCAGGTCTCGTTCAGGCCTGATCGAGGATGATATGACTGTGGTAGTATCCAAAATAAAGCATAATACGCCAAAATGGGCTTCCATCCCGGTCCAGAAGCTGCGCCAAAAAGCCAACTGA
- a CDS encoding vWA domain-containing protein, with protein sequence MKTGTLKQILLITDGCSNQGEDPVAMSALAKEQGITVNVIGVMEKDVIDERGMNEIDGIALSGGGVSQVVYSQALSQTVQMVTRKAMTQTLQGVVNKELQQILGGSQTVEDLPPEKRGEVMEVVDELGETVELEVLVLVDTSASMKHKLPTVKEALLDLSLSLNARSGDNRFAVFVFPGKKNDVEKLLDWTPRLESLTSIFSKLSTGGITPTGPAIREALSYFKKKRSLRSLLSRDDEQYIEESM encoded by the coding sequence ATGAAGACCGGAACACTGAAACAGATTCTGCTTATTACAGACGGCTGCTCCAATCAGGGCGAAGACCCTGTGGCCATGTCAGCTTTGGCGAAAGAACAGGGCATTACGGTAAATGTCATCGGAGTAATGGAGAAGGATGTCATTGACGAACGGGGCATGAATGAAATTGACGGGATTGCCCTCTCCGGGGGCGGGGTAAGCCAGGTCGTATACTCGCAGGCGTTATCCCAGACGGTCCAGATGGTAACGAGGAAGGCAATGACGCAAACACTCCAGGGTGTGGTGAATAAGGAGCTTCAGCAAATATTGGGCGGCTCCCAGACGGTTGAAGACCTTCCGCCGGAAAAAAGGGGAGAGGTCATGGAGGTTGTAGATGAGCTCGGGGAAACAGTCGAGCTTGAGGTGCTGGTCCTCGTCGATACAAGTGCGAGCATGAAGCATAAACTCCCGACGGTCAAGGAAGCCCTTCTCGATTTGTCTTTGAGCTTGAATGCCCGTTCTGGCGATAACCGTTTTGCAGTTTTTGTATTTCCCGGGAAAAAGAATGATGTCGAAAAACTGCTGGATTGGACGCCAAGGCTCGAATCACTGACAAGCATTTTTTCAAAGCTGTCAACAGGAGGCATCACCCCTACCGGGCCGGCAATCCGTGAAGCTTTAAGCTATTTCAAGAAAAAACGTTCACTAAGGAGCCTGCTTTCCCGTGATGATGAACAATACATTGAAGAGTCTATGTAA
- a CDS encoding serine/threonine protein kinase: MMNNTLKSLCKVSPGTIIEGKWHRNRYTIIRELGWGANGIVYLAQCRNQQVALKMSDNGMSVTSEVNVLKSFAKVQGSALGPSLLDVDDWERKDARISFYAMEYIHGPDLLGFIRQKGPSWTEVLLSQLLSDLEKLHQSGWVFGDLKPENLIVTSPPPRIRCIDVGGTTIKGRAIKEFTEFYDRGYWGLGTRKADPQYDLFAAAMVLINLYYPKRFNKTAGGIGQLRDMIRQNKELMKYELMLMKALEGRYASAAEMRKELLALPAAGQPESRTARRSAARNQAAGPRPAPSRTRQGAKDQKKKGGFLETVLIVFVISVLYFVYIYGQLV, encoded by the coding sequence ATGATGAACAATACATTGAAGAGTCTATGTAAAGTAAGCCCTGGGACGATTATCGAAGGGAAATGGCATCGCAACCGGTATACGATTATAAGGGAGCTTGGCTGGGGGGCGAATGGGATCGTCTATCTTGCCCAGTGCCGGAATCAGCAGGTTGCCTTAAAGATGAGTGATAATGGAATGTCCGTTACCTCTGAAGTAAATGTGCTCAAATCCTTTGCCAAGGTCCAGGGTTCTGCCCTCGGGCCTTCTTTGCTTGATGTCGATGACTGGGAGAGGAAGGATGCCCGGATTTCCTTTTATGCAATGGAATACATACACGGACCTGATCTGCTCGGCTTCATCCGGCAAAAAGGTCCTTCCTGGACAGAAGTGCTTCTTTCCCAGCTGCTCAGCGATCTGGAAAAGCTTCATCAGAGCGGATGGGTGTTTGGCGATCTTAAGCCGGAAAACCTGATAGTGACTTCCCCTCCTCCGAGGATACGCTGCATCGATGTGGGCGGTACAACCATCAAAGGGAGGGCAATCAAGGAATTTACTGAGTTTTACGACCGCGGATATTGGGGGCTTGGTACAAGGAAGGCCGATCCGCAGTATGACTTATTCGCTGCTGCAATGGTGCTGATTAATCTATATTATCCTAAGCGGTTCAATAAGACTGCAGGTGGCATCGGCCAGCTCAGGGATATGATCAGACAGAACAAAGAGCTGATGAAATATGAGCTTATGCTCATGAAGGCACTGGAGGGAAGGTATGCATCCGCTGCTGAAATGAGGAAAGAGCTTCTTGCATTGCCTGCAGCGGGGCAGCCTGAAAGCCGCACGGCCAGGCGGAGTGCAGCCAGGAACCAGGCTGCCGGTCCTCGGCCAGCCCCCTCACGGACCAGGCAGGGAGCCAAGGATCAGAAGAAGAAAGGCGGATTCCTGGAAACGGTGCTCATTGTCTTTGTTATTTCAGTCCTTTATTTCGTTTATATTTATGGACAGCTGGTCTAA
- the tilS gene encoding tRNA lysidine(34) synthetase TilS encodes MLDAKAEAFLRHHGVRLEGKKVLVGVSGGPDSLALLHLLWKKRKVWGAEPAAIHFDHMFRGEESYQEARFVQSFCEERNIPFEMRREDVSAYMKESGKSSQTAARECRYRFFEEAMKASGASYLALGHHGDDQMETILMRLTRGSTGEARSGIPFSRPFGGGEIIRPFLCLERGEIEEYCLSNELDPRRDPSNEKDVYSRNRFRRNVLPFLKSENPQAHVHFQRFSEELRGDEQLLQELTAREMNTVMKKKEDAEITIDAERFMLMPMPLQRRGIQLILNYLYQERPASLSALHIEKIFSILNNPHPSGSLDFPNGLKIVRSYGFCHFRYSHSEVQAYRFEINQPGKIELPSAGALLAGESGDHRGTADLNCFEVSRDNVHFPLIVRTREAGDRMTIKGMNGTKKVKSIFIDRKIPLHERDSWPIVTDSSGEILWIPGLSKSAYMLPAGSDTRNIFLTYIKH; translated from the coding sequence ATGCTTGATGCAAAAGCCGAAGCTTTCCTTCGGCATCATGGTGTGCGGCTTGAAGGCAAAAAGGTGCTTGTAGGCGTGTCCGGAGGCCCCGATTCCCTTGCACTTCTCCACCTGCTGTGGAAAAAACGCAAGGTGTGGGGAGCTGAACCCGCGGCGATTCATTTTGACCATATGTTCAGGGGTGAGGAATCCTATCAGGAAGCCCGATTTGTCCAATCCTTTTGTGAAGAGCGGAACATTCCGTTTGAGATGAGGAGGGAGGATGTATCGGCATATATGAAGGAATCCGGTAAAAGCTCCCAGACGGCGGCGCGCGAATGCCGGTACCGCTTTTTTGAAGAGGCCATGAAGGCATCAGGGGCATCATACCTGGCACTCGGCCATCATGGGGATGATCAGATGGAAACCATCCTGATGCGGCTGACAAGAGGCAGCACAGGGGAAGCAAGATCAGGGATCCCTTTCTCCCGTCCGTTTGGCGGCGGGGAGATCATCCGTCCTTTCCTGTGCCTTGAGCGGGGAGAGATTGAAGAGTATTGTTTAAGCAATGAGCTGGACCCCCGAAGAGATCCGAGCAATGAAAAGGATGTTTACAGCCGAAACCGTTTCAGGAGAAACGTCCTGCCATTCCTGAAGTCGGAAAACCCGCAGGCCCATGTTCATTTTCAGCGTTTCAGCGAAGAGCTGCGCGGCGATGAACAGCTCCTTCAGGAATTAACGGCCCGGGAAATGAATACAGTAATGAAGAAGAAGGAAGATGCCGAAATCACGATTGATGCAGAACGCTTCATGCTAATGCCAATGCCTTTACAAAGGAGAGGTATTCAACTAATATTAAACTATCTCTATCAAGAGAGGCCTGCATCATTATCCGCCTTACATATTGAGAAGATATTTTCAATATTGAACAATCCTCATCCTTCCGGTTCACTTGATTTCCCAAACGGCTTAAAAATTGTGCGATCATACGGCTTTTGCCATTTCAGGTACAGCCACTCTGAGGTGCAAGCCTATCGTTTTGAGATAAATCAGCCCGGAAAAATCGAGCTTCCGAGCGCCGGTGCCCTACTGGCAGGAGAGAGCGGAGATCATAGAGGAACGGCAGATCTGAATTGCTTTGAAGTCAGCAGGGATAATGTGCATTTTCCGCTTATTGTCCGCACCCGCGAAGCCGGGGACAGAATGACGATAAAAGGAATGAACGGGACGAAAAAAGTGAAATCTATTTTTATCGACAGGAAAATCCCTTTGCATGAACGGGACAGCTGGCCCATCGTGACTGACAGCAGCGGGGAAATCCTCTGGATTCCCGGATTGAGCAAATCTGCTTATATGCTGCCTGCAGGTTCTGACACCAGGAATATTTTTTTAACATATATAAAGCATTGA
- the hpt gene encoding hypoxanthine phosphoribosyltransferase — MKNDIEKVLISEEELQAKTKELAQQLTEEYMDRYPLAIGVLKGAMPFMGDLLKRIDTYLEMDFMDVSSYGNSTVSSGEVKILKDLDTSVEGRDILIIEDIIDSGLTLSYLVELFRYRKAKSIKIVTLLDKPTGRKADIKADYVGFIVPDEFVVGYGLDYAERYRNLPYIGVLKPEVYTNND; from the coding sequence ATGAAAAACGATATCGAAAAAGTACTAATTTCCGAAGAGGAACTCCAGGCAAAGACTAAAGAGCTTGCCCAGCAGCTGACTGAGGAATATATGGACCGCTATCCTTTGGCAATCGGCGTCCTGAAAGGGGCAATGCCTTTCATGGGAGACCTTTTGAAGCGCATTGATACGTATCTTGAGATGGACTTTATGGACGTTTCCAGCTACGGCAATTCAACAGTCTCTTCCGGAGAAGTCAAAATCCTGAAAGACCTGGATACTTCAGTGGAAGGCAGGGACATCCTGATCATTGAAGACATCATCGACAGCGGCCTGACACTAAGCTATCTGGTTGAACTGTTCCGCTACAGGAAAGCAAAAAGCATCAAGATTGTCACTCTTCTGGATAAACCGACCGGCAGAAAGGCAGATATCAAAGCCGATTATGTAGGGTTCATCGTTCCGGATGAATTCGTGGTTGGCTATGGCCTTGACTATGCGGAAAGATACCGCAACCTTCCATATATAGGGGTTTTGAAGCCTGAAGTATACACAAACAATGATTAA